TGCTGTCGAAGACCTTCACGCCGCAAAGGGAGCAAGTGAAGATCTGAAAAGAGCCCACGGGCCATATTTGACTCACCCCCGGCCCGCCTACCTGTTTGCTGAAGGCGTCCACAAACATCCTCATGGCCGAGCGGGACCACACCACGAATGCCGAGTAGCAGCCCGTGTTGCCGGCGAAGTCCATCTGGAACTCCTTGGCCGTCTCCAGCAGGCCGGTGAAGAAGATGTTGCAGAGCTTGTGGATGTAGAGCAGCGTGGCGCCCTCAATGCGTAGCTGCCGGATGGCCGTTTGCACGGCCGCCGCGCGGTTCTTCAGGAACAGCTCGCACGCCTTGGTGGACTGGCCTGGGAGCAAAATAGATTTGACCTTCAAGGCTTCTCCTTGCTGACAGAAATCAACTGATTGATTTGCTAGCAACCTAGCCTGATGAGCTGCGACACGGCCCTCCTGGTGGCCTGCGGTCCGCCGCGCAGCGAGCGGTCCGGGGACAGCTCGAAGACGAGGACGTCCGTCAGCTGCCTCACCCGCTCGTCCACCTTGGCCCGCAGCTCCTTGACTTTGGGCGTGAGCGGCTGCTCCTTCAGGTACTCGCTAAGTTTGTCCAGCAAGTCGACGGCACCCTCAAAGTCCCTCTGAGCGATGCACACGTCCAGATCCTCGGGCAGCTCCTGGATCCACTCCAGACCCAGATCCACGCTCTCCTCCACCTCAGGGAGAAAAAGGGTGGAAGATAAGTGTccaactttaaaaacaaacaggattCCTCAACCTTACCTCAGTCTGCTCGTCGTCATCGTCCTGGTCAAAAGGATTGGTGGACACTTCGGTCCGAACGGGGGACATcggcttcttctcctcctccttgccGCGCTCCTTGTTGGCTTTGTTCTTCTTGGTTTCGTCCAGGATCTCCAGCCACTCCttttttatcttgctgtttTCCGCCTGGAAGATGCGGCTGTCTGGGAACATGAGGATCTTGAACATGTCCTTCATGGGCGGGTTGTCCTTGACGTTGACCACGGCGAAGCTCTCCAGGTCGTACAAGGCGTTGTACTTGTACTTGACGGCCCCGCGGCGGTTGGCCAGCCAGGTGGCGATCAGCAGGCAGTCGTTCATGAGGAAGGCGTGCACCTTCTGGACGGGGGACATGTTGTCCACGTCAAATTCCACTAAGTCGCCATTGTACACCAGGTGCCTCCCGGGGGTGTCCATAATGGTCTTGCCACCCTCCACCTTCTCAAGAAGCGAGGTGAGGCTCCTCTGCTTCACCTCCTCACTCTCTTTAGGGAAGGCGGCCTGCATCTCCTTGGAGGTCTCGTCCTTGTCGGTGGACAGCAGGGCCTGCATCGGTGTGCGCTGAAAATATTAGTACTGCAATACATTGCACAAATCAGAATCTAGTTCTGCTGAAAAGCCTTGCCTGCGTGATGCTCTCCATGATGCTCTTCTGCTCCGTAAGGATGTGGCTCAGCTGATACATCTCGCTCTCCAGGTACGAGATCTCCTTGGCCGTCTCAATGAACTGTCGGTAGTTCTTGTACACGTTCTTCTTCAGGTTCTGGGCCGTCTCGTCGGCCAGGTTTTGGATCTTCTGCCGGTGTTCCTGAAGGTCTCGATCGCCATCCGATTGCTGCGACAGCTGCTTCACGTAATTTTGCGGGTCGAAATTGGGCGACTCCAGCAGCCTGCGAAGTCGATTCCCCGGTTCGGACATTGTAAGTGTGACTAATTTACCACCCTGCAAAGGAATTGTTGAACTATACGCTTATGATCAATAAAAACGGGTCCCTTTGAGGTCCAAATTATTCATTGTAGCTAGCAACCCAAACAGGAAGCAGAACAGGGTGACACCCTCGTGCGTCACgagatgggggggaaaaaaggatgGCCAACAATAAAGCATACAAGAGTCGACAAAGATTTCTGAATATGTATTTGTGAACATTATGAAGCGTATTCAACTTAAAAGACGTTTCTCTGTTAGTGCGAAtcggtcattaaaaaaaacgaccGTTTTAATGTGTCCTGGTATTTGGGAGCAATAATAATGTCGGGTGTGTTTTGGTTGTCCCATTGACTTCCGGATACGGAAGCTCGTCTCCATCTCGTTACTTAGACGTAAAAGCAAAGTGATTCAATATTGTAAGGTTATTATTCATGTGGTTTATCaaatttactcaaaacatCTAGGGCAACAATTCATGAAAATTATTCATGCTCGTAAAATTTGATGATTGTTGATGTTTAGTCACCATGACCGCCACCTTTTTTGGGTAAAcacgttttattttgaaatcaatgCCGGATTCAGTCGTCCTACACAGCACTGTTCTTCACAATCTGGCGGCATTCCCGATGTAAA
The Syngnathus acus chromosome 24, fSynAcu1.2, whole genome shotgun sequence genome window above contains:
- the exoc8 gene encoding exocyst complex component 8, whose translation is MSEPGNRLRRLLESPNFDPQNYVKQLSQQSDGDRDLQEHRQKIQNLADETAQNLKKNVYKNYRQFIETAKEISYLESEMYQLSHILTEQKSIMESITQALLSTDKDETSKEMQAAFPKESEEVKQRSLTSLLEKVEGGKTIMDTPGRHLVYNGDLVEFDVDNMSPVQKVHAFLMNDCLLIATWLANRRGAVKYKYNALYDLESFAVVNVKDNPPMKDMFKILMFPDSRIFQAENSKIKKEWLEILDETKKNKANKERGKEEEKKPMSPVRTEVSTNPFDQDDDDEQTEVEESVDLGLEWIQELPEDLDVCIAQRDFEGAVDLLDKLSEYLKEQPLTPKVKELRAKVDERVRQLTDVLVFELSPDRSLRGGPQATRRAVSQLIRLGQSTKACELFLKNRAAAVQTAIRQLRIEGATLLYIHKLCNIFFTGLLETAKEFQMDFAGNTGCYSAFVVWSRSAMRMFVDAFSKQVFDSKESLSTASECVKVAKEHCLQLTDIGLDLTFTLESLLVKDVKAALLSYKDVIVEASKHRNSEEMWRRMNLMTPEALTKLKEEMRASGMSTFDAYTGADCWVNLSYTLVAFTKQLLSFLEEALKLYFPELHTVLLESLREIVLVAVQHVDYSLRCEQDADKKAFVVLNAAFLHDCVLPEVERRFEEAVGKPAKQLRDLRKSTRSVRINPESTISLV